A DNA window from Pseudarthrobacter sp. W1I19 contains the following coding sequences:
- a CDS encoding MmcQ/YjbR family DNA-binding protein, with the protein MATEEDVRRSALALPGVSERPSWGQPAWFAKTLMARIWEPGVLTVKTEEREALAGTQPEIFFWTPHHERSPQLVLVRLERIDGKLLKELLEDSYRLAGGKAGGKHGDRPGSH; encoded by the coding sequence ATGGCTACAGAGGAGGATGTCAGAAGATCCGCCCTGGCACTGCCCGGTGTCTCAGAGCGGCCCAGTTGGGGCCAGCCGGCGTGGTTCGCCAAAACCCTGATGGCCCGGATCTGGGAACCCGGAGTCCTCACGGTCAAGACAGAAGAGCGTGAAGCCCTGGCTGGCACCCAGCCGGAGATTTTCTTCTGGACGCCCCATCATGAGCGCTCACCCCAGTTGGTGCTGGTCCGGCTCGAGCGAATCGACGGGAAGCTGCTCAAGGAACTGCTGGAGGACTCGTACCGCCTGGCGGGAGGGAAAGCGGGAGGGAAACACGGCGACCGGCCGGGCAGCCACTAG
- a CDS encoding Re/Si-specific NAD(P)(+) transhydrogenase subunit alpha, with protein MKLGIPRERREGERRVAATPESVKQLVALGVDVLLEAGAGDAAGHPDTAYNQAGAQVVPELDLAQLDVLAHVRPLDPNTVRSLKRGAVTAGLGSPSSELPTVEALADAGVTAFALELVPRISRAQSMDALSSQALVAGYRCVLEAAIRLPRFFPLYMTAAGTVPPARVLVLGAGVAGLQAIGTAKRLGARVFANDIRPASADEVASMGGTFIRLDLETAEAAGGYARQLSSDAGTRQRQLLAPHVAQADVLITTAAVPGRRAPLLVTTEMVQGMRPGSVVVDLAAESGGNVEGVVPGQDIPVPTADGSGHVTLVGLKDAPSAMASDASRLYAKNVANLLALVIKDGVLALDFDDEVLAGACLVHDGAVRHQPTAELLAARAGSRREGVL; from the coding sequence GTGAAACTGGGCATACCGCGGGAACGCCGGGAGGGTGAACGGCGGGTGGCCGCCACACCCGAGTCGGTCAAGCAGTTGGTGGCGCTGGGCGTGGACGTGCTGCTCGAGGCGGGCGCGGGTGACGCCGCCGGCCACCCGGACACGGCGTACAACCAGGCCGGAGCGCAGGTCGTCCCGGAGCTGGACCTGGCCCAGCTGGATGTCCTGGCCCATGTCCGCCCCCTTGACCCGAACACCGTGAGGTCCCTGAAAAGGGGAGCGGTCACGGCAGGGCTCGGGTCGCCGTCGTCCGAGCTCCCAACGGTGGAGGCCCTCGCGGACGCCGGCGTCACAGCCTTTGCCCTCGAACTGGTGCCCCGCATCTCCCGCGCCCAGTCCATGGATGCCCTCAGTTCCCAGGCGCTCGTCGCCGGGTACCGCTGCGTGCTGGAGGCCGCCATCCGGCTTCCCCGGTTCTTTCCGCTTTACATGACCGCAGCTGGAACCGTTCCGCCGGCACGGGTCCTGGTCCTGGGCGCCGGGGTGGCCGGGCTGCAGGCCATCGGCACGGCAAAACGGCTCGGCGCCCGCGTCTTCGCCAACGACATCCGCCCTGCTTCCGCAGATGAGGTGGCCTCGATGGGCGGCACTTTCATCCGGCTGGACCTCGAAACCGCGGAGGCTGCCGGCGGCTACGCGCGGCAGCTCAGCTCAGACGCCGGCACCCGGCAGCGCCAGCTGCTCGCCCCGCATGTGGCGCAGGCGGACGTGCTCATTACGACGGCGGCCGTCCCCGGCAGGCGCGCACCGCTCCTGGTCACCACTGAGATGGTGCAGGGCATGCGGCCAGGCTCGGTTGTGGTTGACCTCGCCGCCGAGTCCGGCGGCAACGTGGAGGGTGTTGTCCCCGGCCAGGACATTCCGGTCCCCACCGCGGACGGCTCCGGCCATGTCACCCTGGTGGGCCTGAAGGATGCCCCCTCGGCGATGGCCTCCGACGCTTCCCGTCTTTATGCCAAAAACGTGGCCAACCTGCTGGCTCTGGTGATCAAGGACGGCGTTTTGGCATTGGATTTCGACGACGAAGTGCTGGCCGGAGCCTGCCTGGTACACGACGGCGCGGTGCGGCATCAGCCCACCGCTGAACTGCTCGCGGCGAGGGCCGGCAGCCGGCGGGAAGGGGTGCTCTGA
- a CDS encoding NAD(P) transhydrogenase subunit alpha codes for MDGISLLTITVLAVFVGFEVVSKVSSTLHTPLMSGANAIHGIILVGAIIVAGQAADPWVLAVALLAVVLATANLVGGFVVTDRMLHMFHARKEAGTKAAAGKVGGK; via the coding sequence ATGGATGGGATCAGCCTGCTGACCATCACTGTCCTGGCAGTGTTTGTTGGCTTCGAAGTGGTCTCCAAGGTTTCCAGCACCCTGCACACGCCGCTGATGTCGGGTGCAAACGCCATCCACGGGATCATCCTGGTGGGTGCCATCATCGTGGCCGGCCAGGCAGCGGACCCGTGGGTGCTCGCGGTAGCCCTTCTCGCCGTCGTCCTGGCCACCGCCAACCTGGTGGGCGGCTTTGTGGTCACCGACAGGATGCTGCATATGTTCCACGCCCGAAAGGAAGCCGGCACAAAGGCTGCAGCGGGGAAGGTGGGCGGCAAGTGA
- a CDS encoding NAD(P)(+) transhydrogenase (Re/Si-specific) subunit beta, producing MTLFDPVWSSLFYLAAAVCFILALRGLSSPRTARRGNLIGALGALIAVVAVFLSSRLENIPWILAAIAVGAAVAAPVARRVKMTQMPQLVALFNGVGGGAAALVALLELSHADDPWVRLAIVFTLLVGAVSFAGSGVTFAKLQELMTTRPVVFPGLPAVMTAVLLAAVAAGVAVILTGSSALAVLLLVLGLAAGILLVLPVGGADVPIVISLLNAFTGLAVAASGLVLGNVLLVVAGTLVGASGTILTRAMAAAMGRSVAGILFGAFRGGSTAGSTAVSERPVRSSSAEDVAMLLGYAQRVIIVPGYGLAVAQGQHTAAELALALEARGIDVDFAIHPVAGRMPGHMNVLLAEANVPYESLKEMGEINPEFKTADVALVVGANDVVNPAAKTSSGSPIYGMPILEVADARQVVFLKRSMRPGFAGIENDLLYQPQTSLLFGDAKDSLVQVLGAVKTL from the coding sequence GTGACCCTCTTCGACCCCGTCTGGTCCTCGCTGTTCTACCTGGCCGCGGCCGTCTGCTTCATCCTGGCCCTGCGCGGCCTCAGCTCCCCGCGCACCGCCCGCCGCGGAAACCTGATCGGCGCGCTGGGAGCGCTGATCGCCGTCGTCGCTGTTTTCCTGTCCTCCCGGCTGGAGAACATCCCCTGGATCCTTGCCGCCATAGCTGTGGGTGCGGCAGTGGCGGCGCCGGTGGCGCGGCGCGTGAAGATGACCCAGATGCCGCAGCTGGTGGCGCTGTTCAACGGGGTGGGCGGCGGCGCGGCCGCACTCGTGGCGCTCCTGGAGCTAAGCCACGCGGACGATCCCTGGGTGCGCCTGGCCATCGTCTTCACCCTCCTCGTCGGTGCCGTTTCCTTCGCCGGCTCCGGCGTCACCTTTGCCAAGCTGCAGGAGCTGATGACCACCCGTCCAGTGGTGTTCCCGGGCCTGCCGGCAGTCATGACGGCGGTGCTGCTCGCGGCGGTGGCGGCCGGCGTCGCTGTCATCCTCACCGGTTCATCCGCGCTCGCGGTGCTGCTGCTGGTGCTGGGCCTTGCCGCCGGGATCCTCCTGGTGCTGCCCGTGGGCGGCGCGGACGTCCCCATCGTGATCTCGCTGCTGAACGCCTTCACCGGCCTGGCCGTTGCGGCCTCGGGGCTGGTGCTTGGCAACGTGCTGCTGGTAGTGGCGGGCACCCTGGTGGGCGCTTCCGGTACCATCCTCACGCGCGCCATGGCCGCCGCCATGGGCCGCAGCGTGGCGGGCATCCTGTTCGGTGCCTTCAGGGGAGGTTCGACGGCGGGATCCACCGCCGTGAGCGAGCGTCCCGTGAGGTCCTCCAGCGCCGAGGACGTGGCAATGTTGCTTGGTTACGCGCAGCGCGTGATTATCGTTCCCGGGTACGGCCTGGCCGTCGCGCAGGGCCAGCACACCGCGGCCGAACTGGCCCTGGCGCTGGAGGCGCGCGGCATTGACGTCGACTTCGCCATCCATCCCGTGGCCGGCAGGATGCCCGGGCACATGAACGTGCTCCTGGCCGAGGCAAATGTGCCCTACGAATCGCTTAAGGAGATGGGCGAGATCAACCCGGAGTTCAAGACGGCGGACGTGGCGCTGGTGGTGGGTGCCAATGACGTTGTGAACCCCGCGGCCAAAACGTCCTCCGGGTCGCCCATCTACGGCATGCCCATCCTCGAGGTGGCGGATGCCCGGCAGGTGGTGTTCCTGAAGCGGTCCATGCGGCCCGGTTTCGCCGGGATCGAGAACGATCTGCTCTACCAGCCACAGACGTCCCTGCTCTTCGGCGACGCCAAGGACTCCCTGGTGCAGGTCCTTGGCGCGGTGAAAACGCTCTAG
- a CDS encoding diacylglycerol kinase family protein, which yields MTANSTAPQRAAIIINPAKPVDIDVRGLVAKHCVENGWGESLWFETTKEDPGVGQAKEALAQGADIVIAAGGDGTVRCVAEVLSGGDTPMGLLPLGTGNLLARNLGMDVTDYDGAMAGALIGTERKIDVVRARRSDPDKEQLFLVMAGVGYDATIMADTNEDLKDKVGWLAYVDAGIRNLPGKPVKATIVIDGQTAVHRGVRSVMVGNCGKVQGGLEIFPEAKMDDGLLDVAVLAPHHGKLGWLSVIAGMIGKGRGKDTAVEYFQGKTVEISLEHKDDYQLDGDHEGQGKHVLMTMEPSALTLRM from the coding sequence ATGACTGCCAATTCCACTGCCCCCCAGCGCGCAGCCATCATCATCAATCCTGCCAAGCCGGTGGATATCGACGTGCGCGGCCTGGTGGCCAAGCACTGCGTGGAGAACGGCTGGGGCGAAAGCCTCTGGTTCGAAACCACCAAGGAGGATCCCGGCGTCGGGCAGGCCAAGGAAGCCCTCGCCCAGGGCGCGGACATCGTGATTGCCGCGGGCGGTGACGGGACGGTCCGGTGCGTGGCGGAGGTCCTGTCCGGCGGAGACACCCCGATGGGCCTGCTTCCCCTGGGCACGGGAAACCTCCTGGCCCGCAATCTTGGCATGGATGTCACGGACTACGACGGCGCCATGGCCGGCGCGCTCATCGGCACCGAGCGGAAGATCGACGTCGTCCGGGCCCGCCGGAGCGATCCGGACAAGGAGCAGCTCTTCCTGGTAATGGCCGGGGTGGGGTACGACGCCACCATCATGGCCGACACCAACGAGGACCTCAAGGACAAGGTGGGGTGGCTGGCCTATGTGGATGCGGGCATCCGGAACCTGCCCGGCAAGCCCGTCAAGGCGACCATTGTGATTGACGGACAAACCGCCGTGCACCGCGGTGTCCGCAGCGTGATGGTGGGCAACTGCGGCAAGGTCCAGGGCGGGCTGGAAATTTTCCCGGAGGCGAAGATGGACGACGGACTGCTGGATGTGGCGGTGCTGGCACCACACCACGGAAAGCTGGGCTGGCTCTCAGTGATTGCCGGGATGATCGGCAAGGGCCGCGGCAAGGACACCGCTGTGGAGTATTTCCAGGGCAAAACCGTGGAGATCAGCTTGGAACACAAGGACGATTACCAGCTCGACGGCGACCACGAGGGCCAGGGCAAACACGTCCTGATGACCATGGAGCCGTCCGCCCTGACCCTCCGGATGTAA
- a CDS encoding aspartate/glutamate racemase family protein, with amino-acid sequence MPSTTRPTRIGMIVPSSNTCLEPQTYRILGSRIDVTVHFTRIPVTRIALDDSSDRQFDPAVMREAARLLATADVDVIAWNGTSGSWLGPAHDEELVREITDATGIPATTSTLAYLEAFRAFGTERIGLFTPYTEDVNHRVIAAYERQGIKTVDHRALGLSDNESFARVADDEMLPGSRELAAAAPDALVYLCTNLYGANITADIEESTGVPVLDSVAVTLWHALRLSGAPLLDPRWGTLLAQLPPKG; translated from the coding sequence ATGCCCTCAACCACGCGTCCCACCCGCATCGGCATGATCGTGCCGTCCTCCAACACCTGCCTTGAGCCCCAGACCTACCGGATCCTGGGCTCCCGCATCGACGTCACCGTCCATTTCACCCGGATCCCCGTCACCCGCATCGCCCTGGATGATTCCTCCGACCGGCAGTTCGACCCCGCGGTGATGCGCGAGGCTGCCCGGCTCCTGGCGACGGCGGATGTGGACGTTATTGCCTGGAACGGCACCTCCGGCTCCTGGCTGGGACCAGCCCACGACGAGGAACTCGTGCGGGAAATCACCGACGCCACCGGCATCCCCGCCACCACCTCCACCCTGGCGTACCTCGAAGCATTCCGGGCCTTCGGTACCGAGCGGATCGGGCTGTTCACGCCGTACACGGAGGACGTCAACCACCGGGTCATCGCAGCCTACGAGCGGCAAGGGATCAAAACGGTGGACCACCGCGCCCTGGGCCTGAGTGACAACGAATCCTTCGCGCGTGTGGCCGACGACGAGATGCTCCCGGGCTCGCGGGAACTTGCGGCAGCCGCGCCGGATGCCCTGGTGTATTTGTGCACCAACCTCTACGGCGCCAACATCACCGCCGACATCGAGGAAAGCACCGGGGTGCCCGTGCTTGATTCGGTGGCCGTGACGCTATGGCATGCCCTCAGACTTTCCGGCGCACCGCTGCTGGACCCGCGGTGGGGGACACTGCTGGCCCAGCTACCTCCGAAGGGTTAG
- a CDS encoding amidohydrolase family protein: MSRQPDLVIANATVVNSSGRRNAHILVQDGLITQLLDASEAVPAAARTIDAAGRLVVPGGVDGHCHVAQVTGRFRTLDDYRTTSTAALWGGTTTIIDFGIPRDAQETPLAAALHKKELATESRCDVALHGAVINWDETVPWQLEQLAAEGVRSVKMYTTNRGTTMADGDTILKVMREMVRLDGLTYIHAEHDPIIADCTEQHAQDGRIGITHLHRTRPELAEEISVKETLAMAEYTGAPVYFVHQSTPGAVDLVTEARARGLDAFSETCPHYVTLDDSVYSSAFPEWFACCPPMRDAKTVAALKERLASGAIHTMSSDHSCYDLSQKRERTDDVRAMPHGLPGVETRMPVTFTAMTSAGASVEDFVEAFSAAPARINAVPGKGSIAEGFDADLVVFDPAEERVVDGAALHMGTDFSPFDGKALTGWPAVVVSNGRVVLDGEGFHDPGAAGRFIPRNGFRQHQATPAVPAHAAAL, translated from the coding sequence ATGTCCCGCCAGCCAGACCTTGTTATTGCCAACGCCACCGTAGTCAACAGCTCCGGGCGCCGGAACGCCCACATCCTGGTGCAGGACGGACTGATCACCCAGCTCCTCGACGCTTCCGAAGCCGTGCCCGCCGCTGCACGGACCATCGACGCCGCCGGCCGCCTCGTGGTTCCCGGCGGGGTGGACGGGCATTGCCACGTAGCCCAGGTGACGGGCCGGTTCCGCACCCTGGACGACTACCGCACCACCTCCACCGCGGCCCTGTGGGGCGGCACCACCACCATCATCGACTTCGGCATCCCCCGGGACGCACAGGAAACACCCCTTGCCGCCGCCCTGCACAAGAAGGAACTGGCCACCGAATCCAGGTGCGACGTTGCCCTCCATGGGGCCGTCATCAACTGGGACGAAACAGTGCCGTGGCAGCTGGAGCAGCTCGCCGCCGAGGGCGTGCGTTCGGTGAAGATGTACACCACCAACCGGGGCACCACCATGGCGGACGGGGACACCATCCTGAAGGTCATGCGGGAGATGGTCCGCCTGGACGGGCTGACCTACATCCATGCCGAGCACGATCCGATCATTGCGGACTGCACGGAGCAGCACGCCCAGGACGGACGTATCGGCATCACGCACCTGCACCGGACCCGGCCGGAACTCGCCGAGGAAATTTCGGTCAAGGAAACACTGGCGATGGCCGAGTACACCGGCGCCCCCGTCTACTTCGTCCACCAGTCAACACCGGGTGCCGTGGATCTGGTGACGGAGGCACGTGCCCGCGGCCTGGATGCTTTCTCGGAAACCTGCCCGCACTACGTCACGCTGGATGACTCCGTCTACAGCTCGGCCTTCCCGGAATGGTTCGCCTGCTGCCCGCCCATGCGCGACGCCAAAACGGTGGCCGCACTCAAGGAGCGGCTCGCCTCGGGGGCCATCCACACGATGTCCTCGGACCACTCCTGCTACGACCTGTCCCAGAAGCGCGAGCGCACCGACGACGTGCGTGCCATGCCGCACGGCCTGCCCGGTGTGGAGACCCGGATGCCTGTCACATTTACGGCCATGACCTCCGCCGGTGCCTCAGTGGAGGACTTCGTTGAAGCCTTCTCGGCTGCCCCGGCACGGATTAATGCTGTTCCAGGCAAGGGAAGCATTGCCGAAGGATTCGACGCCGACCTGGTGGTCTTTGACCCCGCAGAGGAACGTGTAGTGGACGGCGCCGCCCTGCACATGGGAACGGATTTCTCGCCCTTTGACGGGAAGGCACTGACCGGCTGGCCCGCCGTTGTTGTTTCCAACGGCCGGGTAGTGCTGGACGGCGAAGGTTTCCACGACCCCGGCGCCGCGGGCCGCTTCATCCCCCGGAACGGCTTCCGCCAGCACCAGGCCACTCCCGCCGTCCCCGCCCACGCGGCAGCCCTCTAG